In Oryza brachyantha chromosome 1, ObraRS2, whole genome shotgun sequence, the following are encoded in one genomic region:
- the LOC102703076 gene encoding protein CONSERVED ONLY IN THE GREEN LINEAGE 160, chloroplastic has protein sequence MSLLALAAGRAASVRPPRASAASGEAAAPAPAPAVADQPAGRRPVKVILPKKKPQKWSTGMAPGEYGGGPATPKPRKYWMGKEDRDPVGNTDDFIWNKDFLPHMERVIANGGADTPPTIPRLTPVDEDAESGFLSINRAMSLDSVEVDLSKELQAPTRPILQTQVEAAWRGRAIGAEAVNGAASPRWRLVPTRQEQAKWDRAAKAATGGSDVILRESKSRVQQGDPEVLAAKSREQYLELKQRLQLLTLGIGGIGVISAYFSYSPEIAVSFGAGLIGSILYLRMLGTSVDSLAGGTGETVKSAAAQPRLLIPVVLVMTYNRWNGILVPDYGFMHLELIPMLVGFFTYKIATFVQAIQESIPEVGNREV, from the exons ATGTCGCTgctcgctctcgccgccggtcggGCAGCCTCcgtgcggccgccgcgcgcgtcggCGGCCTCGGGGGAGGCGGCTGCTCCCGCTCCTGCTCCTGCGGTGGCGGATCAgccggcggggcggaggccgGTGAAGGTGATACTGCCAAAGAAGAAGCCGCAGAAGTGGTCGACGGGGATGGCGCCGGGGGAGTACGGCGGCGGGCCGGCGACGCCCAAGCCGCGGAAGTACTGGATGGGGAAGGAGGACCGCGACCCCGTGGGCAACACCGACGACTTCATCTGGAACAAGGACTTCCTCCCCCACATGGAGCGCGTCATCGCcaacggcggcgccgacaCGCCCCCCACCATCCCCCGCCTTACCCCG GTGGATGAGGACGCGGAATCGGGGTTTCTGAGCATCAACCGCGCGATGAGCCTTGACAG TGTGGAGGTTGATCTGAGCAAGGAGCTTCAGGCGCCGACCAGGCCGATCTTGCAAACCCAGGTTGAGGCTGCCTGGCGGGGGCGGGCCATTGGAGCTGAG GCTGTGAATGGTGCTGCATCTCCTAGATGGAGACTAGTCCCGACGCGCCAGGAACAGGCAAAGTGGGACCGAGCGGCTAAGGCAGCCACTGGTGGCAGt GATGTCATACTAAGGGAGTCAAAGTCAAGGGTGCAGCAAGGGGACCCTGAGGTATTGGCAGCTAAGTCCAGGGAGCAATATCTAGAG ttgaaacaaagaTTGCAGTTACTTACTTTGGGTATTGGTGGCATTGGTGTAATCTCCGCCTATTTTTCCTACTCTCCTGAAATTGCTGTGAG CTTTGGTGCAGGGCTGATTGGATCTATCCTGTATCTCCGCATGCTTGGAACCAGTGTTGATTCCTTAGCGGGTGGAACTGGAGAAACTGTAAA GAGTGCTGCTGCCCAACCAAGATTGCTTATTCCAGTGGTATTAGTGATGACGTATAACCGATGGAATGG GATATTAGTTCCAGATTATGGTTTCATGCACCTGGAATTGATACCGATGCTTGTTGGGTTTTTCACCTACAAGATTGCAACATTTGTTCAAGCAATTCAAGAATCCATACCTGAAGTTGGAAATCGTGAAGTTTGA
- the LOC121054654 gene encoding dof zinc finger protein 5-like yields the protein MANIPSTAADASGFKLFGKVIQPDGQRAAEESAAAQAPPHPPAPPVMEAAAAAAAASSQAAGGGGGGGGGEPLPCPRCGSRETKFCYFNNYNVRQPRHLCRSCRRYWTAGGALRRVASASPGRRRPRPSAARSASAAAAATAASAASSPAAAPAASEGAESVDSRS from the coding sequence ATGGCGAACATCCCCTCCACCGCAGCAGACGCATCCGGGTTCAAGCTATTCGGGAAGGTGATCCAACCTGATGGGCAGCGGGCTGCAGAAGAGAGTGCAGCGGCGCAGGCGCCTCCGcatccgcccgcgccgccggtgatggaggcagcagcggcagcggcagcggcgtcgtcgcaggcggcgggcggcggcggcggagggggagggggggagcCGCTGCCGTGCCCGCGGTGCGGGAGCAGGGAGACCAAGTTCTGCTACTTCAACAACTACAACGTGCGGCAGCCGCGCCACCTCTGCCGCTCCTGCCGCCGGTACtggacggccggcggcgccctccgccgcgtcgcctccgcgtcccccggccgccgcaggccccgccccagcgccgcgcgaTCGGcctccgcagcagcagcagccaccgccgcctccgcggcgtcctcccccgcggccgcccccgccgcctccgaggGTGCGGAGAGCGTTGACTCGCGGTCGTAG